GGCAGGTAGTGGgggctaaataaaatataaatattttatgtggcTGCACTGATGCTGACACAGGTTCAGGGGGCCCTGGTTAAATTTTTATGggctggaatttcagcagctatattGTTGCTATTTAACATGGCAACCCGGTAGTGTTTTGAgtagggatggaccgaatccaggattcggctttggggattcggccgaatcccaaatactggattcggtgcatccctagttttgagtGAGAGACTGTAagatgaatataataaaaaagtaatactTTTTTAGTCTCATAAAGTTCCAATGCCTTCTGACCCTTGCATAATATAGCATAACCACCCAAATCACCTATCAATGAACACACATAAAAGGGTCAGAAGGCATTGGAACTTTATGAGACTTTATGTGCCAAGGTGAAAATGGTTATGGGAGACTACTgattggggggaggggggcaccAAGtgaagcacttgcctagggtgccaaaataccttggtcCGGCCCTGTGTGGCAGAACCAGGGCATTATATTGAGCTTGGGCCAAGAAGATTAGGAAAGGGCATAGGTGGTACTGGGTATATCATGACATTAATGAAGGGAGGTTTAGATTGGTAGGGGCCAGAGAACATGGGCGACCAGGGAAAGAGCTGATGATTGTAGCAAGTGAAAAGAGACTTAACTGGAAGACCGTGAGCTCCACAGAAGAGACAAATATTGGTGTCTAGATTGGAACTGGGAAATGAACATGAACAATAAACACAGAGCTGATGTCTGAATCAGGGGAGTTGACTGGGGAGAAATCATAGGAATATGGTGAAGCAAGTGAAGGAGCGAGAAAAAACAAATTCCATGCAAAATCTATTTCTGCTTGATATACTGTCATCTAATTATCTGCCAAACATGGAGTATGTTCGATTTCCCTGTTGCCCTGATTAGCTCTAGAAATAACAGAAtccactgatttttttaaaaaaaaattaaatcaataggCAAAAAGTGTGATCAGCACAAGCGCTTCTCATTGTACTCCTATTGTATATTCTGCCCATTTAACTTCCACTGGGAAAATGATACAAATCAGAATTGAAATGAATATGTGCTCTAACTTGTTATTGTGAAGGAAACAATGATTAGCAAAGTACATACTATAAGCATTTACTTTATTAAATTATCCTATAAATGGTCCCAGGCGCATCTCTTCCCGTAGAACTAATACTGCACAAACCAGTGGAGTTCATTAGCAATGCGTGGCTTAACATGGCAGCATTTAATGTTCAAACCATTCATATGCTAAATGTTATATGATGATAACAGCGATTTTCTAATCCAGACAATTAAAACTGAACAAAGGCCGGTTCATATTTGCAGTCGCTACTTAATTGGAGATACAGGGCCCTTAATGGATGATGAGACGGCGCTCAGAAACAAATATTCATTATCCCTTCTGAAAGGTCACACAGAACTGTGAAAGGCTTAAAATGAATTTAGGGAAGGAGTTTAACAGCTTTCATATTTTAATAGACCTTTTAAAATTGTCTAACAAAGAAATAATAATTGCCATTCGTTTTTACACagtaacaaagtaagttaggctgaaaaaagacactcgtccatcaagttcaaactttttactttttttaatctgccagTTTTGAATGTGTCCTGTGAGCTGTAATCGCATCAAGACTGGGTAGTTAAAGGGACAAGGTTCTATATTTACAAGTAcgctttacattttattttttcctataaatgttCAGTCTATTTTTTtatctacatatatttatataccataAGTTGGAGGCGACAAAGAAATTACCAGTGCAATTTGTggaatacaagtataggacctgttaaccagaatgaacgggacctggggttttcccgataacggatctttccataatttggatctttagagttacatagttacatagttaaattgggttgaaaaaagacaaagtttttgtaacccctagccaccaatgtattattttaatataggcccctgccacttgATTTCTAATAGCGGCCCTCGATAAGCCTAATGTAAGTATAACTTTCCATCATCAGTATCACAAGCACGTGTTTTAAGTAGAACGGGGGCAGAACTACGGAAACCACCAGTGGAATCTTTGCCTTTGACCAACCAGCCTGGGGAATATCAGACAACATCAACCTAAACTTTACCTGGCTGATTCACTGATGGAGCACTGGCATAAACTGGAATATATGAAGTAGTATCTCAACCACTAGGCCTGGGTCTGACTGCTCTCTCAACGTACTAGAGCAGAGATTCCCAACCAGCGGGTCTGGtacaacatgttcctcaccaaccccttagatgtagctcccagttgcctcaaagcaggtgtttctttttgaattcctgtctttgAAAcgagttttagttgcataaaaaccaacgTTCACTGCCACACAGAGCtttttgtaggctgccagtcaacataggggccaCCAGGAGTCAACCACAGTttataattggcaccccaggaactttttcatgcttgtactgctctccaactttttttaacatttgaatgtggctcacgggtaaaaaagattggggatccctgtacaAGAGAGTCTCCCGGTGGGTTCCAGCCAAGGAAATCCATCAGCCCTTTCATAATTTCACCATAGGTCTATTACATTTAACACTGACTGTATCATCTTAGACCGGCTTCTAAATATTACTTGACTTTCATCATCTCTGTTTTTGACACAAAGCAGTTCTAATCGTTAAGTGATTTTTGTTGGCAGGTGCCTCCCCTGCCTCTGACACCAAAATGGCCGGTATAATTGCCAGTGTCTCTCAGTCTCTGCAGCTGTTTACTGTATTTCATTATACATCCCTGACCTCTCACTTTTTTGTTCTCAGCGGTGCTTAAATAATATCTTTTTAATGACTTGGAATAACAATACAAGGATGTGTCTTGGGCTGCTCGTAATTGTGATCTGTAACCCGGATTGTGTGAGTTTCCAGTTTTCCAGCTTTTTTAAGGTATGAGTCATGGAAGCCGGGAAAGAAGGATCAGTGCGACTCTGTGCAGGACTGCAGAAAGCCTCTACAGTGCAGACTTTCATCTGTGATTAGTGGAGCTTTTAGGATTCAATCCTAAAACGAGTTTTcatttactgttaatataaaatcataaaaatgagGGTTCGTTTTTTGATTATAACCAGTGATGGCTCTGTTAAGTCATCACTGGAAGAACCATCAATGAACCAAGTTTTCCTTGACCCAAGACAGGTAATCTCTAGTTAGAGGTAagtgaagtagccaaaaaataccctcatttttaaaaaatgaaggctgGTAGGAATAAGCAGTAAAACTTAGGATTGTCCCTTAAGGCAGTATCATACCAGGGACATTAAACCATGAAACTCATGGAAATGGCTCCTGGTGTCAGGTACTAAGTTGGATGGCAGgttggagcctatgtgctgtataACCCGGGCTGTGCATGTAATTAAGATGATCAAAGGCAGCAGACATGTTGCAATGAAGAAAAGAAGAGTTAATGAAAGGATGCAACAAAGTCTGAGCAATCATAAAGACACAACTAGTCCTAATACCAGTCCAGTGGTCAAATGCAGGCAGCTAGCAATGGCAGGTCCATAAAACAGGAAGAGGGTATTGACAGGCGGCAAACAAGGAATGTCCAATGAACAGGTCGAGGTCTGGAGCAGGCTGAAGACAAAAGCAAAGTCCAATAAAAGGCTGTGGTCAATACCAGGAAATCTTACCAGAATCAGGCAGGGAACTGAAGCAGGGAACAAGGGCAGAAAGCGGAGAACCAGGCAGGACACGAGCAGGAACAGGGAACAGGTAGGGAATCAGGAGACAGAGGCAGAAATCAGGTATAGGAATCACAGGAACAGCAGGTGAGATCAGGCATGGGAGCTTTGATGATCAAGCAAGGATCACTGGTCAGGGACAGGTTTATGAAGGGTAACGAGATGGGAGAAGACCAGTGAGGAGAcaaaaaacacaatgaatatATGCCTAAGTAGGAGGACTGGTCAGATGCATCCATGAGAGCCTCCAGTTGCTCAACTGGAATGTGCTTTGTCCCAGGAAAACACATGTTCGAATCCCCAAGAGTGCTAACACCTGGTGCAGCAGATGTCCATGTTCTCTGCAGTGAAACTCTGATTTGTATGTTCTCCAAATGCCTGAGTTGGTTTCTTTCCAtagttaaataaaatacagggtCAACTGACTATCCACTCTAGTCCAGTAGGGCTGGTACTCGTGTGAAAGATGACTAATTGCTGCAAAGGATAATACAAAAGGAGAACGTGGTTGGACGAGCCTGAAACATCTAAGGCCCATGACTTGTTTACTTTTTTAAGCAAATCAAGATTAACCATTTAATTGGAAGAACATGCTGCTGTGCATCATTTTCTATATGACAATATGGGAGTCAAGGAACACTGAGGATCATGCAGCCCCTCTTCGAAGGAGACACTGGGGGTGAGCTAGGAGCCCCTAAAAtgcctatttttaaaaaacaaaggagAAAAACCCATGTGAGACTCCACAGAGGTTTTTAGGTGGCCTAAAAAATGATATTTAGTTCTACTGAATCAGACACAGGTGTTACATCATGATTAATGGCAAGAGACTCAGCATTAAATGACCCAGACCCATAGGTGAGACAGGCGTGAGGAAGACACACTCTCTAGTCTAGTGCCATTAAGATCCATTGATTAGAGAAGTTTCTGTTGGGAAATGGTTTGATCCACTATTGATCGAGATATTGTGGTGGggcacaggtccggactgagaattaaaataggccctggcatttctggAACACAGAGGCCCGATCAGCCCacgtagaggcccaaacagcccccaccagcccactaaatactgactttctatgggaccttatagcagcccctctggcatttgccagaacccacagattgtcagtccgggcctggtggggCATGTGGTCACCTCCATTACTAATGATGTTGAATACATTAATCTGCCTTGAGGCAATCTGGATGATACATTAAACAAGCTGTCATTTATTTCTTCCTAACCTTCTTTTTCTAGTTCCCACCTTTCCTTCCCCCTCTTTCATTTTCAGTCCCTCTTGTTCAACAGGTTTTGAAACAGACATACAGCTATGGGTGTATAGGTTTATATGGCACTTATTTCACTAGTAACACAGACGTATagattgtcttttctttttttgaaaaaatgaataaaataatactgTCCGTATATATTTGACATTCATTCCCATTGTGTTTCTATTATTATGGCTGAAATTTTATTCCTTGGATTATTTCCCCGTGCTTCATTGACAGTATTAGCAATGGTACTAACAGAGATTCATGTCCGACCTCAGCGAGCTTGTAGAGTAATACACCCGTATTGCCATGAATGCATTTACGCCGACTTAAAGCTATTCAAGTGCAAATGAATAGAGCCGGcagctaaataaatatattttccccttTGTGGAGTGGAGCTGTGTTCATCAATATTTGTTTTCTGTCGTCCCTCCGGCAAGTGATTTATTCTCCTAATCACCCCAATCTGAACGTTGCTTCTAGTTTCCCTGGAAAAGAACGCAACCAGGAGAGACATTGGCAACAAGTCGAAAAGGAGTTTTAATTATTGTCTACAGAATTAACGTCAGATGAGATTTTGGATGCATTGtgataatatgaaaaaaaaaaaagcagaggcaCCCAGGACATCAGTagcactaagggcagagacacacgtgaagattcggggagatttagttgcctggcgcgGAAACtacggacgactttggaaaatgaagtgctccgagtgccatcccgccggcgatttcgattctagacAGCAAGaaggcagtttcggggagattagtcgcccgaagaagagccgatttgttgcctggcgactaaatctccccaaatcttcatgtgtgtctctgccctaatataCATTACAGTAATGTATAGAGTTCAAAAATAGTAACagaatatcttaaaggggaaggaaacctagccggcgcaaaccccccaccccccctcccgtgtgttgcccaccctccctcctcccccctggcctacccgtcccgctgggcaaatgcccctaacttgttacttacccttctgcgcaggtccagtctacggagttcaccgacgacatcttcttccacgcgatcttcttcctactgtgaacggcgttttggtgcatgcgcagtaggagcatttcgccggtacgatctactgcgcatgcacgtgaCTTTTGTAGATCCGTACCGGATCACATTATAAGACACATTTGCAGCTCAGTACGAGACCCATCACTGCTCTTTATCATGAACAGCAATGATATTTAGCGGATTTTtctccggcgaatttttgcagcggcggaatgtggaaattcgccacaaattagcacctggcgaatttattcgcccatcactagtgctctgCACCTTGTAGAAAAAATATCATTGCTGCATTGGTGGGGGAGGCCAACTCTGTACTTACCATCTGCCATAGGGCAACCAGTAATAATGGGGCTCCAATGCAGGACTCCCTAACTTATATCTGAACGACACGCATGGTAAAGGACGGGCAGGGGTCAGGAGGAAGCCCACCAAAGTGCCTCCTTCCAGGCCTCCCCTTATGCATACAGCACAGACAATTGTGCcctttttttgccctttgcacacaaccttctgctccttaAATAACCCATTGTGTCTACATTCTTGTGCCATTAGAGGATAGAGGTTAACTCACTATATCTACAGTACTGAAGCCAATAAACCTGCTAAAGGCTGATTCGTTCTTTTTAGCTTTACGACTTGCACAGGGTTAGCAATGTATTATAAAAGAGCAGCTGTGAAGGGATTAATTGTTAGTGAACTGAGCTGCTCCTCATTGTAATAATCTTGTGCATTGGCTTTTATCCATAGTATCAAGTATGGCTGCTCTTTTCTCACAGCAGGTACAGAACAACGGGATCTCCGGAAAGCCAATTAGTTTGTCTCACTGAGCTCTTAACATTAGCAGAGCTTTCTGAACAGTCAGCCATTACTATTTCTAAGGTCATCAATGTACCCTACTACTACGTAGCCAAATGAGACATCTTCTCCATGGGGGGAAGGAAGTAAAAAGCACGTCTGCTGACCACTCAGTAAGGGACCAACAAGGTTGAATTTGTCTGCAGAGGAAAAAGCCAACTTTCACGCAGAAGCCTTAGCCCTTGTGTCTTTAGACTCATGAACAAAATAAGACAGAAATAGAAGGTAGAAAATAAGTAACCATGGTTACTTACATATCAAGTAAGAAATGTCAGTTGTTGTCCTTGGCATACAAAACCTAGTTGTATGTTTGTAAAACCATCTATTATTGTTATTGAGTAAAGTTGTTTGGATCATCACAGGTCACTTCAGGTTTacctttatatattaaaggagCATCATATTATGTCAATGTCCTCTGAGGTGGAGGAAGAGGTTTGGGGAAACATTACAATGAGAGGATGGAGAGGCAGAGCTTATTACTCTCAGGTCTTCATAaggacaaggtgcaaagtgcaaacaataggtgaaaatggcattttctgctcaaattgtatgattttctaATGGAAGGAACTGGCATATAGCAGGGTCAGGCTCAAACGTCTAGGCCCCCTTGACTGTAACTGGCTCCCTAGAAGTAGGGTTACCAGATCAAGAAAATTCAAGGGCACATGTAGTAAATCCAGCTAGAACTTCTGCACTGAAAGTAGCATAGTAAGTTactatgtccatcaagttcaaccttttaactttttttttgacctgcctatcttccagaggaaggcaaaaaaacccatctgaagcctctccaatttgcctcagaggggaaactccaaaatggtaatgggaacagtccctggatcaacttgtactatgagctatctcccatatccctgtattccctcacttgctaaacaccatccaaccccttcttatacctatctaatgtatcagcctgtacccctgattcacttcccagctctccctgtaacacccctttccctcctctaatctcattggctctctcctgtctgctgggaggagctactggtgaataaagcatccaaccgttccttatacctatctaatgtatcagtctgtacccgTGAtttacttcccagctctccctgtaacacccctttccctcctctaatctcattggctccctcctgtctgctgggaggagctactggtgaataaagcatccgacccttccttgtacctatctaatgtatcagcctgtacccctgattcacttcccagctctccctgtaacacccctttccctcctctaatctcattggctccctcctgtctgctgggaggagctactggtgaataaagcatccgacccttccttgtacctatctaatgtatcagcctgtacccctgattcacttcccagctctccctgtaacacccctttccctcctctaatctcattggctccctcctgtctgctgggaggagctactggtgaataaagcatccgacccttccttgtacctatctaatgtatcagcctgtacccctgattcacttcccagctctccctgtaacacccctttccctcctctaatctcattggctccctcctgtctgctgggaggagctactggtgaataaagcatccgacccttccttgtacctatctaatgtatcagcctgtaccactgattcagggagacaattccacatcttcacagctctcactgattaatttaatttaaacacaaTCATTGGACTGGCCTCAAGCGCTATGTGGATTGCACATTCATGAATGCAGATTGCAATTTCATCCAAATTTCCTTCATCTAacctcccccccacacaccttTCATATATTAATAGCATAAATAACATACTTATAACCCAGAAACAGTTCAATTTCAGCTGAGCAAGGTGAAATTTGTTCATGCAGTATTTTGATGTCATTGTTTTAGCCAGCAATAGGATCATTTCAAGTGTTTTGACTCTGTGTTAGTGAGAGAAAGTGTTAGAGATTCAAGGGAATGGACAAGGAAGGAAAGGGAGACCAACCCAGGAGAATAAAGAGAACGATGGAAAAAGGAAGGACAAAGGGAGATTGACACAGTAGAATAAAGAAAGCTAGTAAAAGAAAGATAGATGGAAACAGACTCAGGGGAATGAGAAAAGCTCATAGATAGAGACCCAGGAAATTGAACAATGTTTGGAAAGGAAGGGTAACGGAAGGGTAACAGGAGATTGACTAGTGGAATAAATTATGCTGGGAAGGGCAGAGCCCATGGGTGGGAGATCCAAGTTGGCTAGAATtatacacagaaaaataattataagtGCTCTTTTAGTCTAGATTCTGAGCAGGGTATATATTTTGTTGAACTATCAGAATGGTTGACATTTTCAAAGGGAAAGTATTTTTCAAAGGTGTAAAAGTATTTTGGTGTGAGCTATAAGAAAAGTGTAACAATGTATAAACTGTAAGAGAGCAAAGATCTAATAGGAGTAGAAATATTGCTGTTGGTGTGGACAGTGTAGTGTAGTTATATAGATACACGTCATGGAAAAAGTGCCTTCATCTCCGTGTGCACTGAAGTTAATGATGATCCTTTTTAACTACTTTTCTATATCTTTTACTACTGCGGTTGAGCTCAAAAAACCAAATTAAGGTCCACTGACttaattttaatttgcattgAATTCAAATATAACATTGatctttgttaaataaaaatgtagcctcgTTCCAAGCTTATTGGCCTCGTTTCCAAGCAAAAGGAAGTTCTCCAAAAAAGTAGCCTGCGTCATTTTCTAAATGCCATggaatttgcataaacaagtccATTGTATATTCACCATCCTAAACCCGGTCGGCTTGAGTTACCTCATATTTCCTGTTTCTCAGAGTTCTGCTCACGGGCTGAGTTATCATATCCTCACAAACTTCCGAAAGCTGTGGATGTCAGACTGCAGTCATGCTCCAGTGCTAGATGGGCCTGAGAAATGAAAGGTATGCTGTCTGCCTTTTTATTGCTTGTGGTGTGTCTGTGCATGGCACCCATGTTTCTTGGAGAAGATATCTACTGCTTTCCTTCTGGCAATTGCTACAGGATCCTCACCAGGCAGCAGAAGTTTCAGGATGCCATCTCTTCATGTGGATCTAAAGGCATACTGGCATCCATGAAGGATAAACAAGAAGAAAATGAAATTTTGCAACTCACAAGCTCTTTTTATGGCAATCAGGATACGTATTTTTTCTGGATTGGACTTTCCAAGCCAACGGGAGAATGTGTAGTGGAGCACAAGACACTCAAAGGCTTTGTCTGGATTTCAGGAGGAGAGAACTCGTCTTTGGATTACTGGGAAAGCAAGCCTAAAAAGTCATGTACTAGTAAACGTTGTGTTGCTTTAAAGGTCGGAAATCACAGCCTGGTTTGGAAGGACTTTCCTTGTAAAAAAACCTATTTTTCAGTCTGTCGTTCTAAGGTTTCCTGGAAGGTTTCCGCTGAAGATCTAGAAAAACCCTTAAAAACCCTTCACCCGTTCTTTGACAAGGATGCACCTGATATGTTTTCAGAGGCGACAACAATTATTATACACTGCAGGGGCTGCGAAGGAAATGTATCTCTGACATGTAAAGCTGAAAAGATGCAAGTTTTATGCACAAAACCCCAATGCTTTTGTGCTGGGGTGGAGGGTGATGGAAGAGGGACTGAGCAAGAAAACTGTAGAGAACAGAATGGGATCAGTTGCTTGGAACAATGCTTGAACCCTGCCTATGTGTCTGCTCCTTGCACCCTACCACCTCCAACACCTAACACTGTGGTATATAACTGGAGTAAAAGTCCAGATATACAGGTAACTGCATGCCCTTGCTTGGATGAAGACATCTTGTGTCAGGACAAATGTGCATTTAATATCTCTTCTTCCCCAGCAAATCTAACAGATACAACTACTACATTGCCTGCCCCAAATAATACCACATATCTAGTGGTTGATGATGAAACTttgtttgaaacattaattattcCTTTGATACTTGGTCTGGTGGCCTTAGGAATACTGGCGATGCTTTTGTGGGGTGGGATCCAAATGTGTGTCAGAAAAACGAAACCACCAAGGAAAAAATCAATAGTCCCCATGGAACCCAAGGGCAGTGAAACGGACTCCACAGACCATTCATCCAGCGAGGAAGAAGAAGAtccacaggacaaggcagaactACCATGACTCTGTTATTGAGTCTGAAAGAGAAACAGAATGCATGGAAATATCAAATTATCTACTGAAGGGTGCAATAAAATGAACTTGGTGTTGGATACAAGTCTTCAATAGAACTCAtgtagaaattttattttttttgcaatttggttGAACTCTTATGTGAACGGTGGCCAAGTATAAATGTTAAAAAGCAATGTTCTGGAGGTGAGCATTGGTAAAGAAATgtaatgcatacagtatatgtgtgttcCTAGTATCTAATTCTGCTCCTTATATTATACCTCTAATGTACAGATACAGTTtgggatagtttttttttttgctattgtgTGCAGCACGTGTTTAGCTTTATGAAAATTATtagcaaaatcaaaaaaatttgaatgtttggtGAATACTTGGGAAAAAGATTTGTATTAGTAAGTTCCCTGTTGCATGGTTTATTGATGTAAGTGTATATTGAAAGGGCAACTGTTTATTGAAGAGATAAGCAACATATAGGGGCTCCAGGTTAAGCAAAACAATAGCTATATAGTTAATAGCGTCTAAGCTTCTAACCTTTTTACCCATACAAATGCAAAAAGAGAtgaggagcaaaacaagcatcCTGGGAATACCCAATAAGGGATATGATTGGTTGTTTGTACTGGCAGCCTATAgtaggttctgtttggcaatacacctggttttatacaaccaaaacttgcctccaagcctggaatttaaaaataatcacctgctttgaggccactggaagcaatatccaaggggttggggagcaacatgttgcttgtgagacactggttgaggatcattgCTTTAAGCAGAGGAAAGACGAACACATGGAGTGCCCATCACTTGGGTTATTTTATGTGGCCACTTCACAATAATTGTAATACAGTTCAGTCTGTTAAAAACCAACTTAAGCTCTAGCTCTTGGATATGATGTATTTATTGACTTATTAAGATGATAACCACAGCAACTGTTCTCAACAACTTAGCTTGAACAAGAATTTGAAACATACTGAACACTTGCTGTGATTATCACCTTATTTAGCTAATGAAGGTATCACCTTCAAAACGTAATATTCACTGCCAGGGAGCATGGGCACCAGTGACACCGCCAAATGtgttttagttgtcctttaaagaaggGATCCACAGCTAtcgctgaactacaaatccctgcTGCTGGGAAATGTTCCTTTGCAGCAGAGATCAGTTATTTTGACATTTTCTCTATGCAATAAAACTGAAGTATCCAAAACAATGCAACTATAGTACTCTGTAGTAGGGGACCTATCTGTCTTCATATACCAGAACCTGCATGCCTTGTGTGTGTTAATAAGGGGTTTTTATAGAGTTGTGGTTCAGCAGCAGCTAACAAAATCAGTAGCCAAAAGAAGCCTGTATTAAAGGACACCTATATTCCAGGCTGCCAAGAGTCTGTATTGTGCCATAGGAACAAGCAGCGTTGGGTGGTGGAAGCCCATCGTCTTCATCTTCAGATGAGCCACAGCCACATAGAAATTTGGAATTGGATCTCCAAAGACACAGACAACTGGTGACCCTTCAGACTTTGATGAAATAAAACTTCAACACCAGCTGCTCAAAGAGATACACGTTCCTCATCACTTGCCATAATGTCTTCTATATGTTTTTCTTGTTCAGACATTTATAGTATTTAAGGCAATGTGTGTTTTGTACTTGGTGATGACCCAAAGATGTGTATAGAAGAGATACCCCCCAACCCTATGGCCTTAGGGAGATTCTGATTTAGCCCTAGATTTTTTTAGACCTCTTTCTCTAAATGGAAACATGAAATAAGCTTTCAAAAATGGTGTATCATTATGATCTTGATGCCATGGGGTTAGTTGATATTTCTAATATAGAGGCTTCTGCTGCTAAGTTTATATTGTTAGGACAGAAAAGTCTACTTCTAAGTTTGTGCCTGtgaacatttatatacatatatttttttttgtacatataatTCCAGATAGAATTAAAACATTGGaagctcaaaaatatatataaatataaactgatgattaaatttgttttttgaaataaGGGGCATCTGCAATGTTTGACTTTTCTAATGTGTTTCACAGATTTAGGGCACCAGTGAGGACAGCCCTACATCACTCAATTCAGAACAGTaggtctttttacttttttactttattgaTATACCCTTTAAACTGATGCTTCCATACTGAGGTCTGATTAACACCAAAGACGAGTTGTGCTTTAGAACCCAGAAgagtttttaacttcaaatacAAGTCATTAGGGTTGAGGAGACTGCCtcatacagatttaaataaacaaaaggaatcctgggaatgaATTCCAAACAAGCTCCAAGAAAATCCCATTTACATGGGTTTATCCTATAGGCTAAAGCTCACCCACTGGGTCTTTAAAGCAGAAACCAGGATAATAGCTGATCAGATTCCCAACTACAGACCG
This Xenopus laevis strain J_2021 chromosome 8S, Xenopus_laevis_v10.1, whole genome shotgun sequence DNA region includes the following protein-coding sequences:
- the clec14a.S gene encoding C-type lectin domain family 14 member A, whose translation is MFLGEDIYCFPSGNCYRILTRQQKFQDAISSCGSKGILASMKDKQEENEILQLTSSFYGNQDTYFFWIGLSKPTGECVVEHKTLKGFVWISGGENSSLDYWESKPKKSCTSKRCVALKVGNHSLVWKDFPCKKTYFSVCRSKVSWKVSAEDLEKPLKTLHPFFDKDAPDMFSEATTIIIHCRGCEGNVSLTCKAEKMQVLCTKPQCFCAGVEGDGRGTEQENCREQNGISCLEQCLNPAYVSAPCTLPPPTPNTVVYNWSKSPDIQVTACPCLDEDILCQDKCAFNISSSPANLTDTTTTLPAPNNTTYLVVDDETLFETLIIPLILGLVALGILAMLLWGGIQMCVRKTKPPRKKSIVPMEPKGSETDSTDHSSSEEEEDPQDKAELP